In Dyadobacter subterraneus, a single genomic region encodes these proteins:
- a CDS encoding HD domain-containing protein has protein sequence MSVNKLKSVAGIQIPDSVISTQATELLLEHGTEFIYNHSLRVFLFASLNGKRNALQYDAELLYVSSIFHDLGLTSHYSSSDLRFEVDGANAARDFLKSHGLPKESLQLVWDTIALHTTIGIAEHKEAEVALMYSGVGLDVMGEGYENLSEANRMEIISAFPRNDFKKNIIPTFFSGFEHKTETTFGNIKADVCAYMIPNFHRKNFCDCILHSPWSE, from the coding sequence ATGTCAGTTAATAAATTAAAATCCGTAGCCGGAATTCAAATTCCCGATAGCGTCATATCCACGCAGGCCACAGAACTTTTACTTGAACACGGTACTGAGTTCATTTATAATCATTCGCTTCGCGTGTTCCTTTTTGCTTCTTTGAACGGAAAAAGAAATGCATTGCAGTATGACGCCGAATTATTATACGTAAGTTCTATTTTCCATGATCTTGGCCTGACCTCTCATTACAGCAGTTCGGATTTACGTTTTGAGGTCGACGGGGCTAATGCGGCGCGTGATTTTTTAAAAAGCCACGGTTTGCCAAAAGAATCGCTGCAACTTGTTTGGGACACGATTGCGCTGCACACAACAATTGGCATTGCTGAACATAAGGAGGCGGAAGTCGCGCTGATGTACTCTGGCGTCGGGCTGGATGTGATGGGTGAAGGTTATGAAAATCTGAGTGAAGCAAATCGTATGGAAATCATATCCGCATTTCCGCGTAATGATTTCAAGAAGAATATTATCCCCACATTTTTCTCGGGTTTTGAACATAAGACTGAGACAACTTTTGGCAATATAAAAGCTGATGTTTGTGCTTATATGATCCCGAATTTTCACCGTAAAAACTTCTGTGACTGTATCTTACATTCACCATGGAGTGAATAA